The Prunus dulcis chromosome 3, ALMONDv2, whole genome shotgun sequence genome segment TCTGGGAAGTCCATGCTGAGAGAGGAAGTTACTGGAAATGATATTGCTGAAATAGTCAGCAAGTGGACTGGTATTCCTGTTTCCAAGTTGCAACAATCGGAGATAGAAAAGCTCTTGCACTTGGAGGATGAGCTGCATAAACGTGTTGTGGGTCAGGATCCTGCAGTAAAATCAGTAGCTGAAGCTATTCAGCGGTCTCGAGCAGGTCTCTCAGATCCTCATCGCCCAATTGCTAGTTTCATGTTCATGGGTCCCACTGGTGTTGGGAAGACAGAACTAGCTAAGGCCCTTGCCTCCTACATGTTCAACACTGAAGAAGCACTTGTAAGAATTGATATGAGTGAGTACATGGAAAAGCATGCTGTTTCCAGATTGATAGGAGCTCCACCTGGTTATGTGGGGTATGAGGAGGGAGGACAGCTGACAGAAACTGTTCGCCGGAGGCCGTATTCAGttattttgtttgatgagatagagaaagcacaTTCTGATGTGTTCAATGTGttccttcaaattttagatgaTGGGCGAGTAACTGACTCACAGGGTCGCACTGTGAGTTTCACCAACACTGTCATCATCATGACCTCAAATGTGGGTTCACAGTACATACTAAACACTGATGATGACACCATGCCAAAGGACTTGGCTTATGACACTATAAAGAAGCGGGTAATGGAAGCTGCAAGATCAATATTTCGACCTGAGTTCATGAACCGAGTTGATGAGTACATAGTTTTCCAGCCCTTGGACCGTGATCAGATAAGCCGTATTGTCAAGTTACAGgtaatttcaaaattcttttTCGCTCAGTTATTTTCCGTGTTGacatgtatataaatataattatgttATTCCTAGGATTTGGGATTAAATCTCTTTTAATGGTCTCTAAGACAATGTTGATTGGTCAATTTCTCTCCTTTTCCCCCTGTTGCTTCCTGCATTACCTTGTTCTGTGATAGAGCTTCATTTTTTCGCTCATAGATTTTACACGTCCATCGCAGTTGAACCGAGTACAAAAGAGAATCGCAGACCGCAAGATGAAAGTCAAGGTGAGTGATGCAGCTATCCAGCTTCTTGCAAGTCTCGGGTATGATCCAAACTACGGTGCTAGGCCAGTCAAGCGGGTGATACAGCAGTACATCGAAAATGAGCTTGCCAAGGGCATCTTGAGAGGAGATTTTGGGGAAGAAGACACTGTATTTATAGACACAGAGGTTACCGCATTTTCGAATGGCCAACTACCCCAGCAAAAGCTTTTGTTCAAGAGGCTTGAAACTGATGATTCAGAATCTCCAGCTGCAGAGAACCAAGAGGCTTTCTCAGAGACTCTATAGATGCTAACAAAGTTGGGGCGAGGTCCTCTGGACATAGTCAGGAGATTTCTTTCTTGTATATGGGATAATGTTATGTTACGGAAACTTATAAGCTTCAAAATATGCTTTAATCATTTGTTCATATAAATATTTCATGTTTCCAAAATCCCATCGTTGCAGATTTTGTTAGTCTCTCAACAGAAAAAGCTGCATTATTGCCTTTACATTGCTTGAAATATTAAGAATAATAAAGATCGTATTTTACCCTGCTTTTCTCTGATGTTGTTTGTGTTCTGTTGCAtaaccttttttgttttttttttttgggacaaaTGTTGCATAACTTGATCACACAaaatttaacccaaaaaatagaccaaaaataaaatagaaaaaagaactGATCACACGCATGACGTGTCAAGTTTGTGCGGTGTTCTTGGACATCGGACACCGTTCGATTAATTAAGCACGTGACCCACCTTGATCAAGAGCCTTCTTCGTGACGTTTCGATCAAATGCACGTCATCTGGGCCGTTCGATAAAAGCCCATGTGGTCTGGACCGTTGGATTAAAGAACCAGTCAGACTGGTATTTAGTAGCGCCAATACTCACTCTCGAGCGTGCTGAACATTGACATTTGAGCAGCAAACGGAGACGAATTGAAATGGGTGAAGTCcctcttgttttctttcttgtggATGATCAATCAATCCACTAACCTCTAAGAACAGTTGGGTTGATGCCAAGTtcttaaatgtttttttaattatttttttgttggcaGATGAAGCAGAAGAAGTGAAATCAAAAGGAGGGAACTTTGGGGACGTAATGGAAGGAGTGGCTTCAATAGCGCTGTTACCATCTGGGGCCATATCAGGCCACTTCATCCACCTCCAAAACTCCATTAGCATTTGCTACGGTCTTTTTGGAACTGGTAATTcctttctctgttttctcaTCATGATACCCTTTGCGATATGGATGCTTagccattaatttctttttccatgtTCGGTAGAGTTGGCATGTGAAAAGGAGTGTAGCAGGGGTGAGGATTATCGTCTGATCAAGCTTGAAATTATAGACTACATTGTATGAGGGATTTTTCATCCTCCTTCTATTGTATTTGTACACTATTTaccttctcctcttttttgtttcattttttaccACAATGGTACTTTGCCTTTCTATAATGTAATTCTCTGTGTGGCCTCTaatgggttttgattttgacagagaaagaaagaaaaggttgTGGTTGTAGAGTGTAGAGGCCATGATGCTGCTAGGTTGCAGAGCATTGATCATGCTCATGGGTAACCCATTTTAGATCTATCTTGCTGGTCATATTGTATTTTTGGTTCTTGCCTGTTAATATATTTGAAGTTACAGATACTTTAGCTTATCTTTTGTTAAAAGTCTTTGCTTTTATAGTCTTGTATCTCTCTGATTTCTACAATGATAGAACCTTTGGATGAACCATTGTCTTTCAAAACGTGATCAAACCATTATCTAAGATTTTGATATAGCTGagtcatttttccttttccaagaATAACCTTTTCTTACAGCCTCACTCCCATTTTATGTAGTTTCATTGTGAATTTCtgttttcatttataattatttctttcacGATTGATCATTACGTGTAGATAACATATTTTGCCTCTTGTTTGCATTCAATGGTAGGCAGTTGGGAGGAGGATGTTGTGGATCTGGTTGAAGAACAGCATGGGAAGGACAAgcttttggtttctttcaaCTGTGAGACTCTGAAATCGGATAAAGCAGCAGAAGATCATATCAAACAGTTTATGCCCAAGTTAGCTGGCCTAGATGCTATTGTGTAAggcctattttttctcttatcCCCTGTCTCATAACTCTATATGCACAATAACATATGTCAAACAGACGACAGTGTGGGCTTTCCTGCTACCGTCTGGTTTTCCAGCACTTTGTATGGAAAGTCCTCACACCTTTCTTGCCTATTTCCTAGTTCTAGGACTTTCGAGAAACCAGCCACAAGTTGTAGCATGGTTTCCTTGAGGGTTTTTGGGAAGACAATCCAGAGAGAAATTAACTTTGATTGTCTACTTTCTAGTTTAAGGCTTCAACCTAAACTTGTTAAGCCTTGCTCTTGCTTCTCAGGGTTACTTCTGTATTTTTCGTATTAACCCTATGCTGATTTGTCAAATGTTTCAGTTTTTATATGCCTTGTACAAGCCCTGACTGAGAATCTAAATTTTTGCAGCAACATTGGTAAGATGACCATTGCTGGGTTGAACTTCGAAGCAGAGGAATGAGCACAGTATATGATCGGATGTATATAATGTACTTCTGTATTTTTCGTTTATGTAATATAGTTGTAATGTGTGACCAACTTGAGACTGATCAAATGTATGCGTCACTTTAAGCTCTGTTTGCCAATTTTGCCGGTTTTGAAACCTTGTATCCTGCTGCCTCATCTGTTTCGCATGAGCAAGTTAAAACAGAAGACTGATCATATATAGCCTtgtgttattaatttttacttaTATGCTTCACACTTGCAAATCAAAACATGGTCCGAGTCTGCGCTATTGGTAGGGAGGTTTTAAAGAGGTTGCATAAGTTGACTTAAAAGATCCGATTAATCGCGTGATCTGAAAACCTGGTATAGCATTTACATGTTTTACTCTTCCAACAAATTCTGATTGCCCAGATGCAAATGATATTTAAATGATCAGTATCATGCATTTCCACTATAGCAACAGAGTTTTAATCACTTTCCCTTCTTTGTATTACGAGTAATTGAAGTCTTTAAACTCTTCTCTTATCACTGCTCAAAGTCCCCAAAATCCCGCATGGAATTTTGCTAAGCTGATTCAAGATTTATCGGAAAAGTCAATGAACGAGAATGTAAACTTATTGCACAGACCAATATCCGATCCACATTACATATATAGGCCACACATAGATGTACATTGTATAAGAGTCCACAGTGACAACATTTTATGTAAAGGACAATTGGAAAAGAAATGGTTAGCAGCAGCTTCAAGCACTTCCACGGTAACCAACCAGACCAGGGCAAGACTGAAAGCTTCGACGCTTAATGGGATTGTAATGGTATGATTTCAGCTTCCACAAGCCGAGTCAAGATCCCATAATATTTCTGACCTTCCCAACCTTAAACTTGCAACGCCAAGAGACCTGCCAAAACATAACGGGAAAGAATAAAGTTATCTTCTGATTCCAGCAAAAAGAAAGGGCGGTCAGCCCGAGTAGAAAGCATGTTCAATTGAGCTGCAAGAACTGAAACATATTCGCATGGTTTacttttttaatgaattaaggCACATTCAAATGGAACTTTCACATATTGGAATACTAGTTTTGCCATATCCAGCGAAAGAGGATGCTCTTGTTGAACTTATAGTATAGGTATTGCGTCCATGTCATCCCATACAAAAATCGTGAATCTCCCTATAGATATAACCCgatttccaaaagaaaaaatttctaaaactTCAAGGTGGAAGAGAGTacctcttttttgtttcaactatCACTCCAACTCTGATGCCTCTTCTGAATCAGATAGAGGTAGCAGGGTACAGATCCCAAGCATATGTCCATTAAGGCAAACAAAATACTCAATGCAATCCTCATAAGCTCCCAATCTGCAGCTGGCACTCTGCGGTATCATTTTGGCTTGCAACATGCTCCATAACTTAGCTTTGCAGTAAGGGCACACCTCTGTTGGATGAAGTTGGGCCTCCTTCTTAATCAACATCTTCCGAACCTTTGACATTGAGAATGACTTGAAGACTCCGCGGAAAAAACCAACATCCCCCTCTTCACCTTGGTCAAGATGTTCACAGGGATCAGACACATACAAAACATCTGTTCTGCATTGTGGCAAGAGAAAGCTCTTCCCAGATGTCCTAGAGAACCTGGTCCTATAAACAAAGTGACCAGGGATTTGAATGGTATTAAAGAGGCCACCCTTCTTAGATCCTGTACAGTAAATAAGCAGCTTCCCGAGTGCCCTCCAGTTCCCATCTACACTGTGACTCCCACTAGATTGAAGATCAATCATCATCTTTGGTGCTCTTGTTCGGCAAAATTCCTTCCACAGTACACGCTTGGCGAGATCATCAAACCATTTGCAGACACAAGAAAGTGTAGCAATTAACTTAGGATTCCAATTCAACTGCTGGAATACTAGGAATATTGCATCTTCACTTAGATGCCCTTTTGTGCATTGACAGCTTGTTGAGTGTATGCAACGATACTGCTTTGTAAGAATCATTTTGTCCACCTAGAAAGattgaaaaatacaataatCTCAAATCCCTGTAATTCATGAGACTGTCAACATGTAGCATACATGCACTCACACCATTGTTTATCCGCCAAATAGGAGAACAAATGTTAGATTTAATAGTATTACAATCTGAGAACCCAGAGGTACTTCGCAACCACAAGCACATAAATGCTCTGTAGAATCATTTTGTCCGCCTACTAAGactttaaaatataataatatcaaATCACTGTAGTTCTTCATGAGACTACAAATATAGCAAATGCACTCAAACCATAGATTATCAACCCAATAGCAGAAGGCACGATCAATTTTAAGATTAGAATCTAAAAACTCACATATGTTTCAGAGCAACAAGAATTTTCCAGTTTAAAGTTTAACTAGAAATCTTAGACGCACAAAATGGTACGTAAAAGAAACATTTAAGTCCCGAAAATTCTTTGCAAATTAAAACTCCAATCAACTTCAATCACAGAACAAACGACAGGGTTTTGGTATATTTTCTCAATGCATGTCACATATTTCCAAAACCATAGATCCACAAGGCACTAGCAACTACTTAATCGAAATAAAACCCACATTAATTCGTGTACTGATTAAGATTACACAAAAACTAAGAACATGGAAAATGTCATATCAAAACCCACCGAAACGCAGGTAAAGAAAGCTTAAAGTGGACTAGATCGTAATTAACATGAAATGGGTACCCAATTTCTCACCTCAGCCTTAACCTTAGAAATGGATTGTGTACAGAAAGCTTCATCACTCGCGGTAGAGCAGATATCCGTAGCTTACAAAGCCCTTTCCCGGCATAGTTTCGAAACCCTAGAAAACCCAACTGTGCAAAATCGAACagagattagggttttcaTAAGCAatagaagaaggaaaagaaaattaaagaaatcaAAGCTAGAAGAAATTTCCATTTGACAAGCGAGGAAGCAGTGGGAAATTGGATTTACTTCAGGGGCAAATATGTCCAAAGAAAAATTCAGTAACAGAAGCACAGCCGCACAGGTCAGGTACTGAAGGCAACCCAAACAGAGGTGGTATCTGGTGGTAGGGACTGGAAAGACGAAGGCAGGCTTGGCTTCCAAAATAGAAGAATTGCAATTTGCCGGAAATGTTACAACGACTTGCCGGTCCTTTATGTATAGCAACAACAAATTGCTTCATGCCACGTGTTATACCCGAGTGGCGGCTTTGGATATTGTGCAGTGGGGACCACATTGTCTTATCTGTCATTCAGACAAGCAACTCTCATCGTTTTTCACAAATTTACTGTTGGGGAGTATGGTATTTATCGTGTCAGCCAAAAGCGCAAAGGATTCTTCAGGCACAATATCTCCTGGTGGCAACCTTTTGCttgacctttttttaaaataattttatatatttatgttgcTTTAATATGAtaccctaattttttttaaagaagatttTACAGTGGaagcaaaaaaattaaattttataaaaaatttaaaatttaaaaaaaaaaaacagcttcACCGTCCCCTTGCTTTCAAGTTCGAGTTCATATTATCGTAGATAAAATCAATTAGTATATAGCTTCtattttttcagaaaaatacaTGTTCTATTCTAATTCTAGCCTAGGACAAGGTTTTGGCCTTCCTTGGCATGCTTATTAGCTTTGATCTGGTTGGCCTTTGCCATTGCTACACCTAGGCTTCCACTAAGGCTTTCCAAAAGCATTGTATATTTGTATTGTTGTGGGTGTTTCCAAGGTCCAACTACATGTCACAGATGCGTGCATCTCATACAAAATTCATTCAAATAAATGTATGGCAATACATATCATCTGCATTATGAACACATTTAAGTCAATGCTGCATAATTTAAACACCACCATTTTGTTAACAAATCAGGTAATAAGCTTGGATCAGTCATTGTATTGGCGGAGGAAAAGCTAAATCCAACAAAACACAGTCAAACCAAACAAAGCACAATTACAGTCAATATAGTAACTTTATTAAAAACTAAGAAAACCGATATCACAAGTAACCAACAAACAGttctgtaaattttcttttctcactCAGTATATGAAGTCATGagtataattgttttattcACAAGATAACAGTCGATCATATCTGGTATGAAACTCAAAGGGAAAGGGAGAAACCACAAAATACAGATGAGGCATGTTAAGGTCTAAGCTTGCAAGACTCCACTTCAACTCTGCATCCAGGCCATCTAATGCCAACGGAAGCAATCTTCCTTTACATTTTTGCAGACCATAAGCTTGTTTACTCAAATTCTCACATTAGAAGCTTAGgtttattttctattgttCTTTTCCCCCACTCAAGCAACAGAGCTTGCTGAAGGTTTGCGCTCTTGGAGTGAGATCACTGTTTCAAAAGCACCAACTAAGGCCTTAACCTTACTCTTCCGGGTTTCAACAAGTTTACTCGCTGTTTCTTCGATCACATTATTAAACAAACCTTTCTCATCTTTCTTTCCTTGAACATCTTGATGTCTCAAAACAACCTTCTCTGCACCAGGTTCAGTAGCAAGTGTATCACCATTAGCACCTCTCTTCTTAAAGCTTCGCCTTTGCGCATCAGCTTTGACATTCTGGTTGTCTCCCAACACTCTTCCCCGCCGAAATTTGAGTCTCCTTGGACTATCATTCTCAAATTTCCCGTCAACCACCTTTCCCCTCCTAAACTTTAACGGTTGGCCATCCTTCTCTTCAGAACAAACCATTCCAGACTTTCTCGGTTTCCCTTTGTCACCCTCCTTTAGGGTCTCTGCATTCTCTCTATAGTCAACTTCACTGTCTTCTGAGAAAGAGTAGTCTTCTGTTTCACTCATTGTATATTCAGACTCGTGATCTTCTCCTTCATGGGGTGAAAAGGACACAGGATTTGGGAGGCACAAAGACTGgggtgaagatgatgatgaaggtGGTGACGGTTcaacttcacaatttttgttttgaccGGATTCCAAAGGTTTGTTCTCAGTTTCAATCTTGATGACATACAATGTCTTCTCCTCTACCTCATCATTGTTGAGTTGCTTGGGTTTAGCTTTTCTGATCTTGTTATGATTCTTTAGAGGAGACACAACTTTCACAGTCCTGTTCTTCTGTGCTTTTAAGCTTGCAACTCTCCTGAGAGAAGGTCTGGGGGACATTGGTGCTGTTGGGGGCACTATGGGCGTTCCTGCCCTCTTGCTTATCTTGACATCACTGTTTCTTTGGCCTTTAAAACCTCCTGAAGATTCAGGAGAAGACATTTGCTTCAGAGCTAAAGATTTTTGCTTCAGAGAGGTCCCTGTCCTCTGGCCTATCTTCAAATCACCGCTTCTTAGGGCACTTGAACCTCCTGAAGTATCAGGAGAGGACAATTCCTTCACTACAAAAGATTTTGGCTTTGAAGAAATGACATGTTTTGCAGACAAACTCTTGTCCTTAAGTTTTATTGAACCCTTCTTTGAAGAGACTTCCAGCTTATCAGGAGAAGATGAAACTTCCAGCTTATCAGGAGAAGATGAAACTTCCTGCTTCATGGTTTTAGGCGCAGCATAGACATGGGGTTGTGAACGCGATGACGATTTGAGCTTGGTCAATGATGTCTTCTTCCTATCAGCCAGAAGCTCACTCCCAACAGAATTTTGGCtgtcaattgaattatttgaCGGTTGCTGCTTGGTAATGTTACATGTATCAGGTAAAAGGGTTTTCGAATCAGGTGAATGTTTGAGCTTGATCACTGCTGTATTCTTCCTCTCTGGAAAAACTGCACTCTCTACTGAATTTTGGCTGTTAGGTGATTTTGTTGGAAGTCTTCTTGGTACGGACTTTATGGGACATCTTGCCTTCACTTCCAATTCATGTTTCTTCCCATATTTACAATGATCATGACAGGAACCAGTAGAAACTCTGAGATAATGAGGAATCCTTTCTTCACTGTTTAACGAGAATATTTTCCCTGTAGAATTTCTTCTTGAATTACCCTCATCTGGCTTTGTTGTTTCACGGGTCATTGATAAATTGATACTCAATTCATCCATCAGAAAGGAGTGTGATACTTCAAACAAAGTTCAGAGCAGATAATCCTGAAAAccagccaaaaagaaaattataacggtgcaagaagaaaagagaagggggTAGGGGTGGTAGATAAAGATGCATAAtttatgaaacaaaaatgaacACAAATAGGTATAAGAAATCTATCAAAGCAGTGGAGGTGGTAAGAGTCACAAAATTGAGTTGATAAATGACCTGGATAAGCATGGCACAACATAAACTGCCATGTTAGCTTGTAATTTTTAAATCAGATTCTGTAAAACTTTTACTATAATGAGCACTTACAGACAGCTTCAAGCAGGAAggttttcaacaaaattttcaacctgGCGAAAGGTATAAAAAGTATGCATTTACAAGGTTGCACCACTAAGTGAGATCATAAAACTCATACATAGAATCAGTTTGGTAAGATTTATTAAACGTTGAGGGAGATTAGACACTGATATGGACAAGAGGAAAACCAGGAAGAACAATGTAAAAAGGAATTGGGGTTTATGGAGGAACTATTGACATCTAAATAACTCACGTTAATTGACCTAACAATTCTCTTCTTTTATTACACTGCATAACACAACGTAAAATAGGCGATTACATACAACTAAATGATCCAAAAACAAGGAACCACTAACCCCCGCAACTATATTGGTGTGGGAAACATCCTGCTAAAACTAACCACATACTCCTAGTTGTGCTCCTACTAATCATATAGTAGCAATACTTATTTCAACTAAAAAGATAAGACCAAAACATTTTCAAACTTAAAAGGAAAACACTtcatgtaaaagaaaaaaaacactcaCACACGACACCAAAATAAGTAATGGAATCAAATTCCACGCTCTCTTGATTTTGGAATTAATTCCAGATGGGGCACCTATTATGAGTGGAAGAAACAAGAACCTAccccataataaataaatataatagtTAGACATTcaagttctttttcttttcttttcttttcttttttaaatttccgAAGTTACATTGAAGTTGATTATGCAAATTTTGAAGGTTTAGAGACCACAGCATCAGACAGTTGTTGAATTCAAAACTTACTATATAATCAATTTGTTATTGTATAAAGAAATACCGACAATGTAACCAATTTGTTATGGtataaagaaataaacttgagcaaaggacccactagtgtagtggtttggagtatttactccctcaggcaaggtcctgggttcgagtcctagcatccgtgttgtgtgtgtgagtttaatatgctatcgcccctttcaataggaaatgacctcaaaaaataataataataataataataataataaataataataaaaaataaacttgaaGGTATTGGCAAGACATAAATGCTACAGATGctacagaaaacaaaaaaaaaagcaacaaaGTAACAGAACAAATTAGTTGGCAATGGAATCTGAATTAACACCGTGATTATCAAACAATTCGACCGAGTTATAAGCTGATACTGATAGATCTATCATGGTTCTACATTCAAAACCCCCTACAACCAACTCCAATGTCAAAAAAATAAGATTCGGCTAAAGAAAAAATCCCAGAAAAAGCTACTATTCAATGCATTCAAAGCCATCTACCACCAAGTCCAATGTCAAACAAAGAAGATTCGGCTAAAGAAGAAATCCCAAAAAAACTATTATTCAATTAACTTTTTTGTTGGGAACAAGACAAACTAAAAGCAGCCAATTTTGGGTTGCATTCGAAAAGCAAAATAAGTTGAAGTGGCAGAAGAGTAGCTCCAAACGTCCAACCATACAAACAGTAGATAAAATTGAGGAACATCCATCAATGAGAGCTAACAAGTAACCAGAACAACCACGCGTAGATAGCACGAATCAATTAACCAAGATAGTAATTACATTATGCAAACCCATCACCAGAAATTTAAAGACAGATCAAAATCCGCATCATATTCTCAGTTATAAAAAGTTAAACAAAAAGCATGCCTTTGAAAAaccaccataaagaaaatctTAATCCCAAGAACCTGTACAGAGGAAGAAAACTAAGGACGCACCCCAAATAGCAGAACACCATGAGAACCAAACTAAGCTTAGTGGAAGCATTGATGACACAAAACCCATAACCGAAATCACAAAATTAATCGAACccagttcttttttttttgtggacTGAAAACAGAGTCTTCTTTTACATGATCGAACCCAGTTCTGATCATGTAAAAGACTAAAAACCCATATAGCATTATGTGCCGAAAAGGGATTA includes the following:
- the LOC117622681 gene encoding uncharacterized protein LOC117622681; translation: MDELSINLSMTRETTKPDEGNSRRNSTGKIFSLNSEERIPHYLRVSTGSCHDHCKYGKKHELEVKARCPIKSVPRRLPTKSPNSQNSVESAVFPERKNTAVIKLKHSPDSKTLLPDTCNITKQQPSNNSIDSQNSVGSELLADRKKTSLTKLKSSSRSQPHVYAAPKTMKQEVSSSPDKLEVSSSPDKLEVSSKKGSIKLKDKSLSAKHVISSKPKSFVVKELSSPDTSGGSSALRSGDLKIGQRTGTSLKQKSLALKQMSSPESSGGFKGQRNSDVKISKRAGTPIVPPTAPMSPRPSLRRVASLKAQKNRTVKVVSPLKNHNKIRKAKPKQLNNDEVEEKTLYVIKIETENKPLESGQNKNCEVEPSPPSSSSSPQSLCLPNPVSFSPHEGEDHESEYTMSETEDYSFSEDSEVDYRENAETLKEGDKGKPRKSGMVCSEEKDGQPLKFRRGKVVDGKFENDSPRRLKFRRGRVLGDNQNVKADAQRRSFKKRGANGDTLATEPGAEKVVLRHQDVQGKKDEKGLFNNVIEETASKLVETRKSKVKALVGAFETVISLQERKPSASSVA
- the LOC117622485 gene encoding uncharacterized protein LOC117622485, which gives rise to MDEAEEVKSKGGNFGDVMEGVASIALLPSGAISGHFIHLQNSISICYGLFGTELACEKECSRGEDYRLIKLEIIDYIRKKEKVVVVECRGHDAARLQSIDHAHGWEEDVVDLVEEQHGKDKLLVSFNCETLKSDKAAEDHIKQFMPKLAGLDAIVNIGKMTIAGLNFEAEE
- the LOC117623269 gene encoding EID1-like F-box protein 2, encoding MILTKQYRCIHSTSCQCTKGHLSEDAIFLVFQQLNWNPKLIATLSCVCKWFDDLAKRVLWKEFCRTRAPKMMIDLQSSGSHSVDGNWRALGKLLIYCTGSKKGGLFNTIQIPGHFVYRTRFSRTSGKSFLLPQCRTDVLYVSDPCEHLDQGEEGDVGFFRGVFKSFSMSKVRKMLIKKEAQLHPTEVCPYCKAKLWSMLQAKMIPQSASCRLGAYEDCIEYFVCLNGHMLGICTLLPLSDSEEASELE